The DNA sequence GTGTCAAGCACTGGGATGACAAGAAAGGGCTACTGGAATGACATCATTATAAAGTGAACCAGTGTCTGGGCATGGGATGACATCTTCTTGACAGATAATGTTCGTACAGTAAGCACTGGGATGACACCATCTGTCGTACCTACAAATTGCAATCTTCGTAACCGTATCTGTGAGATGGAAAAAATTCAAATTATAAATGAGTTGTATAATAGTATTTATGCAGCATTAAAAGCAAACTCTGATTTAAAGAAATACATTACTAACATTTATGATTACCTACCTAAGCAGGTTACTATTCCTTATCTGAGATTGCGAATAGTAAATTATATTAATCTGCATATGCTATCTAACTTTGCTACAAAAGTAAGATTTTCATGCGACATATATACTTATCATATAAACAGCATGCTTGCTGCTATAAAGCATGTTAGCTTGGTGGTAAAGAGCATTAGTAGTGAGACCATTTTGGAAAGTAATTGTGCTATGAATCAGTATGATGAAGCTTTACATTCAACAATTAATTTTGATATTTTAATACAAGGAGGTAGCAATGAGCAAATTACAGCTGAAAATTAAAGGTCATGACAGTAATTTCGTCGTGCTGAATAATATACGAAATCTAAGGTTTACTTTGCGTAATAACAAAGAAGAGATGAAAGATATTTCCTCTTTTGGCTGGAGAAAAGTGCTTGATTGTGCTGGAAGTAGACAGATTACAATAAAAATTAATGGCATTTTAAACTCTGCAATGGCTGATGAATTATTGCGTAATTCTGCAATATTAAACTCTAATAATGATTATGAAATTAGCTTTAGTGCTAAGGAGAAGATAAGGCTTAGGTGTTCAGTTGAACTGTATGAGAGATATTACGACCCTGCCACTTTTGATAGCTTCACTGTAGTTTTAGCTAGTGCTGAAGTTGTAAACACTTTTCATTAATGTTAATTTAATTTTTTCATATACAATAGTGATTGGTGAAGATTTTAACTGAATTAAAAAAATTATGAATGATGAAGATCTTTTCGAGGAAGACGATGCTAATATTGAAGAGAATAGCGATGACAGAAGAGAAAGGAATTTGAAGAATGAAAATCAGCTCGAAGAGCAGTGCAAAGAATATTTAAAACCTTTTGAGGATATTTTAAGTCAAATTGATGAAGGAATCGATAATTTAGATAGTTACGAAAGGACTATGCAAGTAAAGCGAAGTATAGATAGGCTCATAGAAACCTTATATAGTCAGGCAGCATCTGAGGATATTGATGTAGAACTTGAAACCACAAAGCACACTCGCGATAAATCAGAATCCAAGAAAAGAGTTCTGGAAAAGAGAAAGAAACAACTGATGGAAGAGGTTTTAAGCGTTCAACAACAAAAGGAGTTAATGAATAATAGGCAAAAACATGAAGCAGCAAGTGATGGAGATGTTCAGAAGGCAAAAGCACGAATGAAGTCTTCAATTAGGGGAGTGCTATTTTCAGTTATTGCTCATAGAATGGATCCAAGAAGAAGAGTAGGGGAAACTGCTGACGATAACGAAAAGCAAGCTCGTATATATGGCAGGGAAGCAGTTGGTGGAGTTTTAGGTGGATTGTTGAAGGCATTTTTAACCGTAATTGCTACTGTTGTGCGCGAAATTGCTAAACCACTTCAACATATGAACACACAAGAGACGTCTTTTGCAAAGCAAGTTGAAGAAAGCAGAAACCCAGATTCACAAAAAGGTCGATCTATGTAGGTTATCGATAAAAGCATGATTTCAAAAAAAGCATACGCGTCAAGTTAAGAGATTGTGAGCGAATTCAGGGAAGTTAAGGTAGATACTCTAGTTTTTCTGTACTTATCTTTTAATGAAAATCGTGACCAAGTTATGTTTAAGAGCTGATTCCAGATTTTAGGGCTGTCCTTTCTAGCAATATCCATAGCCAGACTCTACACAGGTTCTTTTGTCGCTATAACCCTTGCAAATTGAGCTCGCTTTTCCTCATTTCTTTCTTTGTATCCGTAGGTCTTGTGAATCCTATATTTTTAAGTGCTCGATTGTCTACTAATATTGCCCCAGCATCTCTGACTGAGTTTTGCCACCTTACAAATGCATTCCAGTCGGTAATTTTTCCACTCTTCCAGGCTTTTTTGACTGAAAATCTCCCGTTTTCTCACGTCTTTTCTTCCACTCATATAAAGTTGTTTTTCCGATCTTAAATCTCTTGGCAACTCCTTCATCCAACGCTTCCATTACCTTTTTCCTTAAGTCATAACTATATGCTACTTACCTTCACTACTATAAATCCATATCTTACTCTTTTTCGACTATTATGAGTAGGGCTATACAATTTAGAGCTGGCAAAATGAGTTTCGAAAGAAGTTCAATGTTGTTTTGTCGTTTAATCTGCACAGATTGAAGATAATAAAATACATAGCTGGCAGAGTTTGTTAGTAGCTCCGTCTCCCAGCTATGGCATTAAACAATGACTATGCAGAAGACCTAATGATACGTATAATCTATAAATAATTTTTGAGATGAATTGTGAAATTAGGTGTTAATATCGATCACGTTGCAACACTTCGCAACGCGCGTGGCACTTTTTATCCAGATCCGCTAAAAGCAGCAACAATAGCTATTGATGCTGGAGCAGATTTTATCACCGTGCACTTAAGAGAGGATAGAAGGCATATTAGAGATGAAGACGTATTTACCCTAAAAAAAACTATAAGCACCGAGCTAAATCTTGAAATCGCAGCCACGGAAGAAATGCTCAAAATAGCAAAAAAAGTAAAACCCTATTCGATTTGTATAGTACCAGAAAAAAGAGAAGAACTAACAACTGAAGGTGGCCTAGATATCTTTAACATATATAGCAAACTTTCTAGTATAATAGAGGAAATGCATAGCTCTGACATAAAAGTTTCACTGTTTATCGATCCAAATATTGATCAACTAAAATATCTTGAAAAGTTAAAGATGAAACCTGATATAATAGAAATTCATACAGGAAATTACTGCAATAATCCATCAGAGAAAAAGCTACAGTTAATTATCAATGCTACAGAATACATTAACAAGCTAGGAATAGAATGCCACGCAGGACACGGCATAACTTATAAACACGCTAAAAGAATAAAAGAAATACCTCACATCTCAGCTCTTAATATAGGCCATTCTTTAATCAGTGAGGCTATATTTTATGGCTTACACAGTGTAATCAAAAGGATGAAAATGACAATATCTAAATAGCAGGTACTTTTTTCTTGTGCCTTACAATACTTAAAAAAGTTTTGCTTGGTTTAAATTTTATCCTTGTTTTTTCAGGAACAGTCATAATCTTCCCATTTTGAGGATTACGGCATTGTCTCTCCTGACTTATAACAGTAGAGAGTGTACCTATTCCATGTAGACGTATTTCACCTTTACAGTTTATCTCATTCTTGATTATTCCCATGAACGTGTCATACAACTTATTCGAATCAGATTGTGTTATACATATACCCTGATTAGCACAACCTTCTTTTAGTTGTTTTGTTATATCTTCTTTACTCATAAACTACCTTAATATTGAAAAATCACATAAACAGCATATTATGCTAATATCAATAGTCAACTAAATTTATTACAAAAATAGAAGACATCATAAACTTTACACAAATATTTGTACAATATTTACAAAAAACACCACTATAAAATCACTATCTCTTAGAAAATTGACATTTTTTCCGAGCTTTATGTTGACCATATTTCTTACGCTCAACAACACGTGAATCTCTAGTTAAAAACCCACCGTTACGTAATATAGAGTGTAAATCTTGACTTATACTACTTAAAGCTTTGCTTATTCCATGAGCTAAGGCACCTGCTTGGCCAGATAGCCCTCCACCTTTTACAGTTGCAAACACATCATATTCACCTAACATAGAAGTTACTATAAATGGTGCTTTAATCATTTGGCACGCCGCTTCTCTTTTAAAATAAGAAATTAGATCGCCTTTTTTGTTAACACTAAATTTTCCACTTCCCGGCTTTATCCATACTCTTGCTACAGATTCTTTTCTTCGGCCTGTAGCATATAAACGACCAAGCGAATCAACTGCTGATTTAATTGTCTTTTCTGACCAATCATTGTTATTTATTATAGAACTCTTCATTTTTACTCCATTACTTTTTATTTTTACGATTCAAAGAGGCAAAATCTATCTTTTCAGGTTGCTGTCCTTGATGCTTATGCTCTGAACCAGAATAAACATACAAATTTTCAAAGCGTCTACGTGCCATAGGCCCATCATCAAGCATCCTTTTCACTGCCATTTTTATTACACGCTCAGGAAATTTGCCACTTAAAATATTATCTGGAGTAGTTTTCTTCAAACCACCAGAATAACCTGTATGCTTATAGTAAATTTTATCTTTAAGCTTCTTCCCGGTGAAATACACCTTTTCCGCATTAACAATGATTATATTGTCACCACAGTCCATATGAGGTGTATACTCAGGCTTATGCTTCCCGCGTAACAGCATTGCTATAAACGCTGCGAGCCTACCTACCACTAACCCTTCTGCATCTATAATAAACCACTTTTTATTGATTTGTTTCTCTTTCAAGAAAAAAGTTTTCATGTCTTAATCTTATATACACAATAGTAAGTTACTATATATTAAATTTCTCAATAGTGTCAACAACATTGGTTATTGATTACTAAATTAGTTATTGATTACTAAATTAGTTATTGATTACTCAAGTAATTTATGTTAGTAACTTAAATACCATGTTAGAAAGTAAAATGTTTCGATTGATTATTATATTTGCAATCGCTTTTAGTGCTATAAGTTGCCATGCAATCGATCTGGAAGAGGCTATAAGTAAAGCTATCAAAAACAGCTCAAAAATAAAGTCTCAGTTTTACCAATATAAAAGTGCTGAAAAACAACTAAAATCTTCTGGATTAGCTGGTTTTTTACCTGACATTAATTTACAGTACAATTTTGATAGTAATTTTAATCTTTATAATCAATCTAATTTACCTGGAAAACGCCTGATATTAAGCCAAAGGATAATAGATGGTGGGGGCACTTTTGCTACATTCAACCGATCAAGTCATCTTCTTAAAGCAGCAAAAATGAGATTTCAACAGTCGAAGCAAGAAGTAGCACTCAGCGCTGTGAAAGCATATGTTAATGTTTTACAAAAGGCAGAAATATTAAAACTCAGAGAACATAAAGAACGCGTTTCTTTGGAACATTTGTCAGCTATGAAAAAACGCTTTTCTCTTGGAGAGGTAACCAATGCTGAAGTTTCGTTAGCAAAAGCAAAATTTTCGTCTTCTATATCCGAAAGAGTTGATGCTGAAGGTAAATTAAAGTTGGCAAATATTGCTTATTATCATTTGATTGGCGAAGATGCTGATGACCTTTCTGAAGCTAATGATAAACTACCTTCTATCCCAGAGCTAAATGAATGTTTACAGTTAGCAAAAACCAATAATTTATCTCTAAAAGCAGCAGTTTATCAAAAAAGAGCAGCCGGAATGGAAGTGATTGCTGAAAGCTCCAAGTGGCTTCCTTCTTTAAATCTAAGCGCAAGCAAAAATTTTGGGGAGGATGGTATGAAGGTAGACAAGCTATTAGAAAATGTTCATGTAGTTTTTACTCTTGATGTTCCAATCTTTAAAAGAGGAGTTAATGTTTTTGGTGTCAGTAAAGCTAAAATGGATGCAAAAAAATCTACCTACGATTATTATGAAACGGTAAAAAATATAGAACAAGCAGTTGTAAATGCTTGGAATAATGTGCTGACAGCAAAAGCCATTATTAAAGCAAGTCAAGAAGCGGAAAAAGCAGCAGCTCTAGCATTGGAAGGAGTTGAGCAAGAGGTAAACTTAAGTTTAAAGAGTACATCTGACCTTTTGGACACTGAAGATGCATTATTTAAAGCACGTTCAGACTTAGTTGAAGCAAAAAGCAATTATGTGATTAGTGTTTATAATTTGCTTTTTATAATAAATAGTATAAACCTCTAAATTTAATGGTATTAGCACTATGCATGATGAACAAGGTAATCAATCTGTAAAAGATATTCTAGAAGATATAAAAAAAGCTATATCGGGTAAAAACGCAAAAGCAGAAATAAAAGATGAAAGTGATGATGTGTTATACCTTGAGGAAGAGTATCCAGAAGACATGGAAGAAGATGGCAAAAAAGAAAATAGTGAAAAAGAGGACATTGATAATGATGACCAAAGTGAGGAAATGGCTTGCAAAAACAACCAATTTAATGGCCATAGCTACAACTCAGAAGAAAAAAATTTGTACGATAATATCCAAATGAGTAATAACAAAGCGAGTAATAGCGGCTTACAAGCGCAAAATAATGATCATCTAGTTTTAAAAGAGAATATGAAGGAGATCAAAGCGCTGCTTGGAAAAATGCAAAACGAATTGCAGCATAAACAACAAAGAAAAGCGAACCTTACTGTTGAAGAATTAGTTACATCTCTTTTAAAACCTCAGCTCTCAGAATGGCTAAATAAATATCTACATGCACTGGTAAAAGAAGTAGTTGAAAAAGAGCTCAAAGATATAATCAATAATAAGTAGGATATTAGCAATAAAAACTAGAGTAAAGACGGCTAGAGGCAGAAAACTATCTTCAACAAGGTGGCTACATCGTCATTTGAATGATCAGTATGTGCGAAAAACTAGCAAGGATGGTTATAGGTCACGCTCAGCATACAAGCTAGTAGAAATAGATAATAAATTTAAATTATTCCAAGAAGGGCAAAAAATTATTGATCTTGGTGCTTCTCCTGGTGGATGGTCACAAGTTGCATCTAAGAAAGGAGCAGATGTGGTTGCTGTTGACATAAAACCAATAAATTCAATTAGTGGAGTAGAGTGTATACAGTGTGATATTATCAACGAACTTGAAATTTTAAGAGAAAAATTCAAGGATCACAAATTTGATGTAATTTTATCTGATATGGCACCCGAATCTTGCGGTTTAAAATCGTTAGATCATATCAGAATTATGCTTTTATGCGAGGCAGCGCTCAATTTTGTAAAGCATTTCTTGAATCATGATGGTAAGTTCGTAGTAAAAATTTTTCAAGGAGAATCTGATAAAAATTTCTGCAATGAGCTAAAAAAAATGTTCAAAACAGTAAGATACTTCAAACCAAAGTCAAGTAGATCTGAATCTACAGAAATGTATTTGGTAAGTTTAGGCTTTATTGATGGCAACTCTTCTGTATAGCAGATACTTACAGAAACGTTGACGAATCTTATCCTATTAAACTGAAGATTAATAACGCTCGCACAAAAGCCCCTTTTTCTTGTTTGAGTGTTTGTGATAGTTAGGTATAATTACTGAATTTTTGATTTTATTACTTAAATATATAATAATTAAAGTATATTATTATTTTTATAGGAGAGTTTGATATGTATTTAGCATTGTTGGAACAGATATTAAGTATAGTAAATCGTGAAAATGATTTGAATGGTAATAACATAGTTGAAAAAATAAAAGAGCAACTAAAAAAAGAGACCCATCTACTTATGAAGAATGGGGGAAGGAAAATTTTGATATAAATCGTCGATTTAATACTGGTGATAAAGGATTAACACTATTGTATGTAGCATTTCTAAATAATCAAAAAAATGTAGTAAACGCTCTATTAGCAGTAAAAGGAATAAATGTTAATTTACAAGATGTATTTGAACAAACTCCTTTGAATTTTGCTATTAAAATAGGTAAGGAAAAGATAGTAAACGCTCTATTAGCAGTACAAAACATAGATGTTAGTTTGCGAGATGAAAAGGAAAGAACTCCTTTATATCTTGCTGCTGAGAAAGGCAAAACGGAGATAGTAAAAGCTCTATTAGATAAGAGGCCTAATTGTATTGATCTTCCAAATGAACATGGACGAACTTCTTTGTATATTGCTGCTAAAGAAAACCATAACAAGGTAGTAAGAGCTCTATTAAAAGAAGGTGCTGATCCTTTCTTAGATGATTGTGAAGGCAAGAATCTAGCAGAAATGGTTACTGAAGAAGCAATTATAAAAGCAGTAGTCTTGGGTGTTGGTATATTTATTATTACATCTATTGTAGCTGCTATAGTAGTTACTTCTGCATATTTTATTGGTGTGTCATTATCAGTAGGTGCTATGGCTGGTATAGCTGTGGCTGCTGCTGTACTTACTGGACTTGTTGCGTGGGTATTATGTATGAAGTGTCTAAGCCTTGTAATGAGCTAAAGGACGCTATTGCACAAGCAATGCTAAAACCTGGTAATGAGCTAAATGAAGTTCATGCACAACCAGGAGTTTCTTCAGAGTTAGTTATAACAGCGTAGTTAAGTAGAAGGAAGAAGTCTCTTCTTCCTTTTCTCCAAGTTTTTATTTAGCGAGGTATCTAGATACTAGAATACCTTATTTAACACCAAAACAGAATTAAGGTTTAAACATTCTAGATGCTAGCTGTATGAACATTCATTTTGAAGACAGCAAATGGTGTCATCCCAGCGCCCTCTTTTTTGTTATTCCAGTACTGGGATCCAGAAGACTGACCAGGTAATAAGAACTGGTCACGCGCTGGCTCTCTAAAATTACTTTAGCTATAAATATTAAGAAATTTACTAAATAAAAAAAGACAAAAGAACCCCCGTATAGCGAGTTTTGACCCTATAATAATTTAAATTGGCGTTGTAATAATGTGCTAACGCTTATTTAAAGCGCGTTTTGGCTGAATGTAGAAAAAATAAAAAAGACATGCAGCCGCTATAATTTTATGTAATTTGCCAATAAATATCTGAGTTTTTTACTGAATTTTGTCATTGAGACCGCGCGGATCGAAAACAAGGATAAATACTCTTGTTGATATAATAAGGAAAGTGGGAAAGTTTGTCAAGTAGTAAAACTAGAGGGCTCAAATGAAAGAAGGTAAACTCTAAAGTGTACGTTCAGTAGCACTTTCTATAAGAGAGATTGTATTATCTATTCCATAAAGCTTTATAAAAGATCCCATTCTTGGACCGGTTTTTTGTCCAAGTAGTGTTTCATACAAAAACTGAAACCAATCACGTAAGTTATTGTAATTGTGTTTTTTTCCGATGGAAAAAATCTGAGATTGAATCTCTTCGGCAGTAGCGATTATAGATAGAGAATGCAGGGTATTCTTTAAATCTAGTAACGCTTCTTTCTCTTTTTCATTTGGAGTCTTATACGCTTTTGTTGGTTTGATAAAGTCGTGATAATACCTAACTGCAAAGTCTGAAAGCCTATCGAGCATTTTGTTATTTTTCGGTGTAACGTCCGATGCATAAGTCGATATAAAACCCCAAAGAATCTCTTTATTTTCAGCATTACAGGCTGCTGCTAGGTTTAAAAGCAATGAGAAGTTTATACCCGAAGTTTCGATATTAGGAACGTTACCCTGGTGAATGTGCCATACAGAACTGTTTACATCCTTTTCTTCACTCTTATTGTAACGCTTAACAAACTCCAAATATTCATCAGTTGATTTTGGTATCACACTAAAATGTAAACGTTTAGCTTTTTTAGGACTCTGAAAGATGTATAACGCTAAACCCTCTGTGGGCGCATAAGTTAGCCATTCCTCGATCGAAATACCATTTCCTTTTGATTTTGATATCTTCTTTCCTTCTTTATCAAGAAATAACTCATAGCAAAACAAAAGCGGTGGATTTTCTCCAAGTATTTTACATATTTGACTTGAAAGCACAGCAGATGGAGTCAAATCCTTTCCATGAGCTTCGTAATTGACTCCAAATGCGGCCCATCTCATTCCCCAATCTGGTTTCCATTGCAATTTGCATCTTCCCTTTGTCACTGGAATTTCTATTTTTTCTCCATTTGCATCTTCGTATGTGATTGTTCCTTTATCTGTATTTCTTTCAATTACTGGAACTTGTAGAACTTGAGAAGTTTTTGGGCATATCGGTAAGAATGGACTATAGGTTTGCTGTCTTTCTTCTCGGAATGACGGAAGCATTATCTCCATTACTCTGTCGTAATTTTTCAGCAAGAGTAAGAGCTTTTCATCGTAAACACCAGATCTATAACACTCTGTAGCACTTCTAAATTCATATTCAAAATCAAATAAATCAAGGAATTTACACAGCAATGAATTCATATGATGACCGTAACTTTCATGAGTACCAAATGGGTCTGGTATCATAGTCAATGGCTTATTTAAATATTCCCTTAGCATCTCCTGATTTGGTACATTATCTGGTATTTTTCGCAAACCATCCATATCGTCGGAAACTGCAATGATTTTGGTTTTTATACCAGGAGCTATTTTTTTTAGGGCATTTGCAACAACTGTAGTACGAAAAACTTCCCCAAAAGTACCAATATGCGGCAAACCTGAAGGCCCATATCCAGTCTCAAATATTATCTCTTTTTTATTAGGAAATTCTTGTAGTATTTTTTCTGCTTCTTGAAATGGCCAGCTTGTAGTCATTGAATTTAAATTAATTATCTTACCTAAAGTGCTATTCATTTCAATGGATTTTTAATTAATGATGTAGTATTAGTGTTAAAGCTATTATTAGAAGGTTAAAGATATGTCTACAGGTAGTATACAAACGGATCAATTATTTAAAGGTCTTACAAGACCTGCAATGCTTTTTGGTGTGAGTTATATGTTTGCAATATTAAACGTTCTAATTTGCATGCTAATTTTCATTAATACAAATGATCTTAGAGTAATTCTCCTGATGTTACCAGGGATACATGGACTTGGCTATATAGCTTCTGCAAAGGAACCGTTGTTTATTGAGTTATTTATGGTAAAATTGGGAAAATGCTCCAAATGTTTAAATCGTTTTTATCATGGAGCTAATACTTATGATATTACTTGAAGTAGTGTGATGCTGAGATTTAGAGCTATTCAATCGAAGAATAAATCTACTCTAAGCAGGGAGGTTCACGCTGCTGAATTTATACCTTATTCTTGCTATTGGAATAGTACGACCCTAATAACAAAGCAGAATTGGTTGGTTAAGTTTATCAAATTAAGTGGCTTTGCGTTTGAAACAGCCGATGATGAAGATTTGGTAATACAG is a window from the Wolbachia endosymbiont of Armadillidium arcangelii genome containing:
- a CDS encoding ankyrin repeat domain-containing protein, whose amino-acid sequence is MYVAFLNNQKNVVNALLAVKGINVNLQDVFEQTPLNFAIKIGKEKIVNALLAVQNIDVSLRDEKERTPLYLAAEKGKTEIVKALLDKRPNCIDLPNEHGRTSLYIAAKENHNKVVRALLKEGADPFLDDCEGKNLAEMVTEEAIIKAVVLGVGIFIITSIVAAIVVTSAYFIGVSLSVGAMAGIAVAAAVLTGLVAWVLCMKCLSLVMS
- a CDS encoding DUF2497 domain-containing protein; protein product: MHDEQGNQSVKDILEDIKKAISGKNAKAEIKDESDDVLYLEEEYPEDMEEDGKKENSEKEDIDNDDQSEEMACKNNQFNGHSYNSEEKNLYDNIQMSNNKASNSGLQAQNNDHLVLKENMKEIKALLGKMQNELQHKQQRKANLTVEELVTSLLKPQLSEWLNKYLHALVKEVVEKELKDIINNK
- a CDS encoding DUF3168 domain-containing protein; this encodes MEKIQIINELYNSIYAALKANSDLKKYITNIYDYLPKQVTIPYLRLRIVNYINLHMLSNFATKVRFSCDIYTYHINSMLAAIKHVSLVVKSISSETILESNCAMNQYDEALHSTINFDILIQGGSNEQITAEN
- a CDS encoding HU family DNA-binding protein; amino-acid sequence: MSKEDITKQLKEGCANQGICITQSDSNKLYDTFMGIIKNEINCKGEIRLHGIGTLSTVISQERQCRNPQNGKIMTVPEKTRIKFKPSKTFLSIVRHKKKVPAI
- a CDS encoding RlmE family RNA methyltransferase, whose product is MNDQYVRKTSKDGYRSRSAYKLVEIDNKFKLFQEGQKIIDLGASPGGWSQVASKKGADVVAVDIKPINSISGVECIQCDIINELEILREKFKDHKFDVILSDMAPESCGLKSLDHIRIMLLCEAALNFVKHFLNHDGKFVVKIFQGESDKNFCNELKKMFKTVRYFKPKSSRSESTEMYLVSLGFIDGNSSV
- a CDS encoding phage tail tube protein — encoded protein: MSKLQLKIKGHDSNFVVLNNIRNLRFTLRNNKEEMKDISSFGWRKVLDCAGSRQITIKINGILNSAMADELLRNSAILNSNNDYEISFSAKEKIRLRCSVELYERYYDPATFDSFTVVLASAEVVNTFH
- the rplM gene encoding 50S ribosomal protein L13, translating into MKTFFLKEKQINKKWFIIDAEGLVVGRLAAFIAMLLRGKHKPEYTPHMDCGDNIIIVNAEKVYFTGKKLKDKIYYKHTGYSGGLKKTTPDNILSGKFPERVIKMAVKRMLDDGPMARRRFENLYVYSGSEHKHQGQQPEKIDFASLNRKNKK
- a CDS encoding lysine--tRNA ligase → MNSTLGKIINLNSMTTSWPFQEAEKILQEFPNKKEIIFETGYGPSGLPHIGTFGEVFRTTVVANALKKIAPGIKTKIIAVSDDMDGLRKIPDNVPNQEMLREYLNKPLTMIPDPFGTHESYGHHMNSLLCKFLDLFDFEYEFRSATECYRSGVYDEKLLLLLKNYDRVMEIMLPSFREERQQTYSPFLPICPKTSQVLQVPVIERNTDKGTITYEDANGEKIEIPVTKGRCKLQWKPDWGMRWAAFGVNYEAHGKDLTPSAVLSSQICKILGENPPLLFCYELFLDKEGKKISKSKGNGISIEEWLTYAPTEGLALYIFQSPKKAKRLHFSVIPKSTDEYLEFVKRYNKSEEKDVNSSVWHIHQGNVPNIETSGINFSLLLNLAAACNAENKEILWGFISTYASDVTPKNNKMLDRLSDFAVRYYHDFIKPTKAYKTPNEKEKEALLDLKNTLHSLSIIATAEEIQSQIFSIGKKHNYNNLRDWFQFLYETLLGQKTGPRMGSFIKLYGIDNTISLIESATERTL
- the rpsI gene encoding 30S ribosomal protein S9; the protein is MKSSIINNNDWSEKTIKSAVDSLGRLYATGRRKESVARVWIKPGSGKFSVNKKGDLISYFKREAACQMIKAPFIVTSMLGEYDVFATVKGGGLSGQAGALAHGISKALSSISQDLHSILRNGGFLTRDSRVVERKKYGQHKARKKCQFSKR
- a CDS encoding pyridoxine 5'-phosphate synthase, giving the protein MKLGVNIDHVATLRNARGTFYPDPLKAATIAIDAGADFITVHLREDRRHIRDEDVFTLKKTISTELNLEIAATEEMLKIAKKVKPYSICIVPEKREELTTEGGLDIFNIYSKLSSIIEEMHSSDIKVSLFIDPNIDQLKYLEKLKMKPDIIEIHTGNYCNNPSEKKLQLIINATEYINKLGIECHAGHGITYKHAKRIKEIPHISALNIGHSLISEAIFYGLHSVIKRMKMTISK
- a CDS encoding TolC family protein, whose amino-acid sequence is MFRLIIIFAIAFSAISCHAIDLEEAISKAIKNSSKIKSQFYQYKSAEKQLKSSGLAGFLPDINLQYNFDSNFNLYNQSNLPGKRLILSQRIIDGGGTFATFNRSSHLLKAAKMRFQQSKQEVALSAVKAYVNVLQKAEILKLREHKERVSLEHLSAMKKRFSLGEVTNAEVSLAKAKFSSSISERVDAEGKLKLANIAYYHLIGEDADDLSEANDKLPSIPELNECLQLAKTNNLSLKAAVYQKRAAGMEVIAESSKWLPSLNLSASKNFGEDGMKVDKLLENVHVVFTLDVPIFKRGVNVFGVSKAKMDAKKSTYDYYETVKNIEQAVVNAWNNVLTAKAIIKASQEAEKAAALALEGVEQEVNLSLKSTSDLLDTEDALFKARSDLVEAKSNYVISVYNLLFIINSINL
- a CDS encoding type IV secretion system protein VirB3; the encoded protein is MSTGSIQTDQLFKGLTRPAMLFGVSYMFAILNVLICMLIFINTNDLRVILLMLPGIHGLGYIASAKEPLFIELFMVKLGKCSKCLNRFYHGANTYDIT